One Streptomyces sp. CNQ-509 DNA window includes the following coding sequences:
- the gyrA gene encoding DNA gyrase subunit A, with the protein MADELTPQNPDPQPDGEGEDGGIVLRVDAVSLETEMQRSYLDYAMSVIVSRALPDIRDGLKPVHRRVLYSMYEGGYRPERGYFKCARVVGDVMGNYHPHGDSAIYDALVRLAQPWSMRMPLVDGNGNFGSPGNDPAAAMRYTECRMAQLAMEMLRDIDEETVDFGDNYDGRSQEPTVLPARFPNLLINGSAGIAVGMATNIPPHNLREVADGVQWYLEHPQASNDELLEALLERIKGPDFPSGALVVGRKGIEEAYRTGRGSIPMRAVVEVEEIQDRQCLVVTELPYQVNPDNLAQKIADGVKDGRLTGIADVRDETSSRTGQRLVIVLRRDAVAKVVLNNLYKHTDLQTNFGANMLALVDGVPRTLSLDAFIRHWVEHQIDVIVRRTTFRLRKAEERAHILRGLLKALDAIDEVIALIRASQTVDVARRGLMDLLEIDEIQANAILEMQLRRLAALERQKITAEHDDLQAKIDDYNAILASPERQRLIISEELAAIVAKFGDDRRTQLVPFDGDVSIEDLIAEEDIVVTITRGGYVKRTKSTDYRAQKRGGKGVRGTRLREDDIVDHFFVSTTHHWLLFFTNKGRVYRAKAYELPDAGRDAKGQHVANLLAFQPDEHIAEILAIRDYAAAPYLVLATKAGLVKKTVLKDYDSPRQGGVIAINLREMPDGSPDEVIGAELVSPEDDLLLVSRKAQSIRFTATDEALRPMGRATSGVKGMSFREGDELLSMNVVRPGTFVFTATDGGYAKRTNVDDYRVQGRGGLGIKAAKLVEDRGSLVGALVVEESDEILAITLGGGVIRTRVDEVRETGRDTMGVQLINLGKRDAVVGIARNAEAGREAEEVEEAADAAVAADEAGSTDAGAQGPAADGEGEE; encoded by the coding sequence ATGGCCGACGAGCTCACTCCCCAGAACCCCGACCCGCAGCCGGACGGCGAGGGCGAAGACGGCGGCATCGTGCTGCGCGTGGACGCCGTCTCGCTCGAGACGGAGATGCAGCGCAGTTATCTCGACTACGCGATGAGCGTCATCGTCTCGCGTGCGCTGCCGGACATCCGCGACGGCCTGAAGCCCGTGCACCGCCGCGTCCTGTACTCGATGTACGAGGGCGGTTACCGCCCGGAGCGCGGGTACTTCAAGTGCGCGCGCGTCGTCGGCGACGTCATGGGCAACTACCACCCGCACGGCGACTCGGCGATCTACGACGCCCTGGTGCGGCTGGCCCAGCCCTGGTCGATGCGGATGCCGCTCGTCGACGGCAACGGGAACTTCGGCTCCCCGGGCAACGACCCCGCCGCCGCCATGCGCTACACCGAGTGCCGCATGGCGCAGCTCGCCATGGAGATGCTCCGCGACATCGACGAGGAGACCGTCGACTTCGGGGACAACTACGACGGCCGCTCCCAGGAGCCCACCGTCCTGCCCGCACGCTTCCCGAACCTGCTGATCAACGGCTCGGCGGGGATCGCGGTCGGCATGGCGACGAACATCCCGCCGCACAACCTGCGCGAGGTCGCCGACGGGGTGCAGTGGTACCTGGAGCACCCCCAGGCGTCCAACGACGAGCTGCTCGAAGCCCTCCTGGAGCGCATCAAGGGCCCCGACTTCCCCAGCGGCGCGCTGGTCGTCGGCCGCAAGGGCATCGAGGAGGCGTACCGCACCGGCCGCGGCTCGATCCCGATGCGCGCGGTGGTCGAGGTCGAGGAGATCCAGGACCGGCAGTGCCTGGTCGTCACCGAGCTGCCCTACCAGGTCAACCCCGACAACCTCGCGCAGAAGATCGCCGACGGGGTGAAGGACGGCCGGCTGACGGGCATCGCCGACGTCCGGGACGAGACCTCGTCGCGGACGGGCCAGCGCCTGGTCATCGTGCTGCGCCGGGACGCCGTCGCGAAGGTCGTGCTGAACAACCTCTACAAGCACACCGACCTGCAGACGAACTTCGGCGCCAACATGCTCGCGCTGGTCGACGGCGTGCCGCGCACGCTGTCGCTGGACGCCTTCATCCGCCACTGGGTGGAGCACCAGATCGACGTCATCGTCCGCCGGACCACCTTCCGGCTGCGCAAGGCCGAGGAGCGGGCGCACATCCTGCGCGGCCTGCTGAAGGCGCTGGACGCCATCGACGAGGTCATCGCGCTGATCCGGGCCTCCCAGACGGTGGACGTCGCGCGCCGGGGCCTGATGGACCTGCTGGAGATCGACGAGATCCAGGCGAACGCGATCCTGGAGATGCAGCTCCGCCGGCTGGCCGCCCTGGAGCGGCAGAAGATCACCGCGGAGCACGACGACCTCCAGGCGAAGATCGATGACTACAACGCGATCCTCGCCTCCCCCGAGCGGCAGCGGCTGATCATCAGCGAGGAGCTGGCGGCGATCGTCGCGAAGTTCGGCGACGACCGGCGCACGCAGCTCGTGCCCTTCGACGGCGACGTGTCCATCGAGGACCTGATCGCCGAGGAGGACATCGTCGTCACGATCACCCGCGGCGGCTATGTGAAGCGGACGAAGAGCACCGACTACCGGGCGCAGAAGCGCGGCGGCAAGGGCGTACGCGGGACGCGGCTGCGCGAGGACGACATCGTCGACCACTTCTTCGTCTCCACCACCCACCACTGGCTGCTGTTCTTCACGAACAAGGGCCGGGTGTACCGCGCCAAGGCGTACGAGCTGCCGGACGCCGGCCGCGACGCCAAGGGCCAGCACGTCGCGAACCTGCTGGCGTTCCAGCCCGACGAGCACATCGCGGAGATCCTGGCGATCCGGGACTACGCGGCCGCCCCGTACCTGGTGCTCGCCACCAAGGCCGGGCTGGTGAAGAAGACGGTGCTCAAGGACTACGACTCGCCCCGCCAGGGCGGCGTGATCGCGATCAACCTGCGGGAGATGCCCGACGGCTCGCCGGACGAGGTGATCGGCGCCGAGCTGGTCTCGCCCGAGGACGACCTGCTGCTCGTCAGCAGGAAGGCCCAATCGATCCGGTTCACCGCAACGGACGAGGCGCTGCGCCCGATGGGGCGCGCGACCTCCGGTGTGAAGGGCATGAGCTTCCGCGAGGGTGACGAACTCCTCTCGATGAATGTCGTGCGGCCCGGTACGTTCGTGTTCACCGCCACCGACGGCGGTTACGCGAAGCGTACGAACGTGGACGACTATCGCGTTCAGGGACGAGGTGGCCTCGGCATCAAGGCGGCGAAGCTGGTGGAGGACCGGGGTTCGCTGGTGGGCGCGCTGGTGGTGGAGGAGTCGGACGAGATCCTCGCCATCACGCTCGGCGGCGGCGTGATCCGTACGCGGGTCGACGAGGTCAGGGAGACGGGCCGTGACACCATGGGTGTCCAACTGATCAACCTGGGGAAGCGGGACGCCGTGGTCGGCATCGCGCGGAACGCCGAAGCCGGTCGGGAGGCGGAGGAGGTCGAGGAGGCCGCCGACGCCGCCGTCGCCGCCGACGAGGCCGGGAGCACGGACGCCGGGGCCCAGGGCCCCGCCGCGGACGGTGAAGGCGAGGAGTAG
- the dnaA gene encoding chromosomal replication initiator protein DnaA — protein sequence MADLPADLAAVWPRVLERLLADEQGVEAKDHRWLRDCQPLVLVAGTAVLAVPNEYAKGVFEGRLASKITDALSHACRQPIGLAVTVSPGEPESKPQQGPPAQPGPESGGHGPHVPHSPQAPQPPAHEQAAHPGAPHLPLPHTAAQPTHQSHQPPHQSHGGPLPEPPYDAYSRPAPGDDRLPTAAPTYPEYAQPRPAPAAWPRADHHPGPPGTQPDTSAGPDGTDFYPAHDHLAQRPAHDRYAHPGGHTGGHTGGHTGGHTGGHSPSGAPIPPLVQAMGNVELPAPSGAPGPLAAQPAPATGPGEPTARLNPKYLFDTFVIGASNRFAHAAAVAVAEAPAKAYNPLFIYGESGLGKTHLLHAIGHYARSLYPGTRVRYVSSEEFTNEFINSIRDGKADTFRKRYRDMDILLVDDVQFLASKESTQEEFFHTFNTLHNANKQIVLSSDRPPKQLITLEDRLRNRFEWGLITDVQPPELETRIAILRKKAVQEQLNAPPEVLEFIASRISRNIRELEGALIRVTAFASLNRQPVDLGLTEIVLKDLIPGGEDTAPEITAAAIMAATADYFGLTVEDLCGSSRSRVLVTARQIAMYLCRELTDLSLPKIGAQFGNRDHTTVMHADRKIRALMAERRSIYNQVTELTNRIKNS from the coding sequence GTGGCCGACCTGCCTGCCGATCTCGCTGCAGTGTGGCCACGCGTGCTCGAGCGACTACTCGCGGACGAACAGGGCGTCGAAGCCAAGGACCACCGCTGGCTGCGCGACTGCCAGCCGCTCGTCCTCGTGGCCGGGACCGCGGTGCTGGCCGTGCCCAACGAGTACGCGAAGGGCGTTTTCGAGGGCCGTCTCGCCTCCAAGATCACCGATGCGCTGAGCCACGCCTGCCGCCAGCCCATCGGCCTGGCCGTCACCGTCAGCCCCGGTGAGCCGGAGTCGAAGCCGCAGCAGGGCCCGCCGGCGCAGCCGGGCCCCGAGTCGGGCGGGCACGGCCCGCACGTACCCCATTCCCCGCAGGCTCCGCAGCCGCCGGCGCACGAGCAGGCCGCGCACCCCGGCGCCCCGCACCTGCCGCTGCCGCACACCGCCGCGCAGCCCACGCATCAGAGCCACCAGCCGCCGCACCAGAGCCACGGCGGGCCGCTGCCCGAGCCGCCGTACGACGCGTACAGCCGCCCGGCGCCCGGGGACGACCGCCTCCCCACCGCCGCCCCGACGTACCCCGAGTACGCGCAGCCGCGCCCGGCGCCGGCCGCCTGGCCCCGCGCCGACCACCACCCGGGCCCGCCCGGCACCCAGCCGGACACCTCGGCGGGGCCCGACGGCACGGACTTCTACCCGGCCCACGACCACCTCGCGCAGCGCCCCGCCCACGACCGGTACGCGCACCCCGGCGGGCACACGGGCGGGCACACGGGCGGGCACACGGGCGGGCACACGGGCGGGCACAGCCCCTCCGGCGCCCCGATCCCGCCCCTGGTGCAGGCCATGGGGAACGTCGAGCTGCCCGCGCCCAGCGGCGCGCCCGGCCCGCTCGCCGCCCAGCCCGCCCCGGCGACGGGACCGGGCGAGCCGACCGCGCGGCTGAACCCGAAGTACCTCTTCGACACCTTCGTCATCGGCGCCTCCAACCGCTTCGCGCACGCCGCGGCGGTCGCCGTCGCCGAGGCCCCGGCCAAGGCGTACAACCCGCTGTTCATCTACGGCGAGTCCGGCCTGGGCAAGACGCACCTGCTGCACGCCATCGGCCACTACGCCCGGAGCCTCTACCCCGGCACCCGGGTGCGGTACGTGAGCTCCGAGGAGTTCACCAACGAGTTCATCAATTCCATCCGCGACGGCAAGGCGGACACGTTCCGCAAGCGCTACCGCGACATGGACATCCTCCTGGTCGACGACGTCCAGTTCCTGGCGAGCAAGGAGTCGACGCAGGAGGAGTTCTTCCACACCTTCAACACCCTGCACAACGCCAACAAGCAGATCGTGCTCTCCAGCGACCGGCCGCCCAAGCAACTGATCACCCTGGAGGACCGGCTCCGCAACCGCTTCGAGTGGGGCCTGATCACCGACGTGCAGCCGCCGGAGCTGGAGACCCGGATCGCGATCCTGCGGAAGAAGGCGGTCCAGGAGCAGTTGAACGCACCGCCGGAGGTGCTGGAGTTCATCGCCTCCCGGATCTCCCGCAACATCCGTGAGCTGGAGGGCGCCCTGATCCGGGTCACGGCCTTCGCCTCGCTCAATCGGCAGCCGGTGGACCTCGGGCTCACCGAGATCGTGCTGAAGGACCTCATCCCCGGCGGCGAGGACACGGCCCCGGAGATCACCGCCGCCGCGATCATGGCCGCCACCGCCGACTACTTCGGGCTGACGGTGGAGGATCTCTGCGGTTCCTCCCGCAGCCGCGTGCTGGTCACCGCGCGCCAGATCGCCATGTACCTGTGCCGGGAGCTGACGGACCTCTCCCTGCCGAAGATCGGCGCCCAGTTCGGCAACCGGGACCACACCACCGTGATGCACGCGGACCGCAAGATCCGTGCGCTGATGGCCGAGCGGCGCTCGATCTACAACCAGGTCACCGAGCTGACCAACCGCATCAAGAACAGCTAG
- the recF gene encoding DNA replication/repair protein RecF, producing the protein MHVSHLSLADFRSYEQAEVPLDPGVTAFVGPNGQGKTNLVEAVGYLATLGSHRVSADAPLVRMGAARAVVRAAVTQDGRQQLVELELNPGKANRARLNRSSQVRPRDLLGVLRSVLFAPEDLALVKGDPDQRRRFLDELITARAPRLAGVRSDYDRVLKQRNTLLKTAAMARRHGGRQLDLSTLDVWDQHLARAGAELLAQRLELIAVLQPLVDKAYEQVAPGGGPTAFEYRSPAGGRFAEARTREEFAGLLLEAMAEARKQEIERGVTLVGPHRDDLVLKLGELPAKGYASHGESWSYALALRLASYELLRGEGGGEPVLVLDDVFAELDARRRERLAELVAPGEQVLVTAAVAEDVPEVLAGARFTVADGRVERG; encoded by the coding sequence ATGCACGTGTCTCATCTCTCGCTGGCCGACTTCCGTTCGTACGAGCAGGCGGAGGTGCCCCTCGACCCGGGGGTGACGGCCTTCGTCGGGCCGAACGGCCAGGGCAAGACGAACCTGGTCGAGGCGGTCGGCTATCTCGCGACCCTGGGCAGCCACCGGGTGTCCGCGGACGCGCCGCTGGTGCGCATGGGCGCGGCGCGTGCGGTGGTCCGGGCCGCGGTGACGCAGGACGGCCGGCAGCAGCTCGTGGAGCTGGAGCTGAACCCGGGCAAGGCGAACCGGGCGCGGCTGAACCGCTCCTCGCAGGTGCGGCCGCGCGATCTGCTGGGCGTGCTGCGTTCCGTGCTCTTCGCGCCGGAGGACCTGGCGCTGGTCAAGGGCGACCCGGACCAGCGGCGCCGCTTCCTCGACGAGCTGATCACGGCGCGGGCGCCGCGGCTGGCGGGAGTGCGCAGCGACTACGACCGGGTGCTCAAGCAGCGCAACACGCTGCTGAAGACGGCCGCGATGGCGCGGCGGCACGGCGGGCGGCAGCTCGACCTGTCGACGCTGGACGTCTGGGACCAGCATCTGGCACGGGCCGGGGCGGAGCTGCTGGCGCAGCGGCTGGAGCTGATCGCGGTGCTGCAGCCGCTGGTGGACAAGGCGTACGAGCAGGTGGCGCCGGGCGGCGGGCCGACGGCGTTCGAGTACAGGTCGCCGGCGGGCGGGCGGTTCGCGGAGGCGCGTACGCGCGAGGAGTTCGCGGGCCTGCTGCTGGAGGCGATGGCGGAGGCGCGGAAGCAGGAGATCGAGCGGGGCGTGACGCTGGTCGGTCCGCACCGCGACGATCTGGTGCTGAAGCTGGGCGAGTTGCCGGCGAAGGGCTATGCGTCGCACGGGGAGTCGTGGTCGTACGCGCTGGCGCTGCGGCTCGCGTCGTACGAGCTGCTGCGCGGCGAGGGTGGCGGGGAGCCGGTGCTGGTGCTGGACGACGTGTTCGCGGAGCTGGACGCGCGGCGGCGGGAGCGGCTGGCGGAGCTGGTGGCGCCCGGCGAGCAGGTGCTCGTGACGGCGGCGGTGGCGGAGGACGTGCCGGAGGTGCTGGCGGGGGCGCGGTTCACGGTGGCCGACGGGCGGGTGGAGCGCGGATGA
- a CDS encoding DUF721 domain-containing protein: MSEEPVRPGGARQDPSADSGAAESPAAPEPSGVDLARVALRAARAEARARGAAAQQRRQARRGGGLRSGARADGRDPLPLGAAVSRLITERGWEAPAAVGGVMGRWPQLVGPEVAQHCAPERYDEQERVLVVACDSTAWATQLRLLAPQLVARLNEELGHGTVKLIKVVGPGGGGRRFGPLRAPGSQGPGDTYG, translated from the coding sequence ATGAGCGAGGAGCCCGTACGCCCCGGGGGCGCCCGCCAGGACCCGTCCGCGGACTCCGGGGCCGCGGAGTCCCCCGCCGCTCCCGAGCCCTCCGGGGTCGACCTGGCGCGTGTGGCCCTGCGGGCGGCGCGGGCGGAGGCCCGGGCGCGGGGGGCGGCGGCGCAGCAGCGCCGGCAGGCCCGCCGCGGCGGCGGGCTGCGCTCGGGCGCCCGCGCCGACGGCCGCGATCCGCTGCCGCTGGGTGCCGCGGTGAGCAGGCTGATCACCGAGCGCGGCTGGGAGGCGCCGGCGGCGGTGGGCGGCGTGATGGGCCGCTGGCCGCAGCTCGTCGGTCCCGAGGTGGCGCAGCACTGCGCGCCCGAGCGGTACGACGAGCAGGAGCGGGTGCTCGTGGTGGCGTGCGACTCCACGGCGTGGGCGACGCAGTTGCGGCTGCTGGCGCCGCAGTTGGTGGCGCGGCTCAACGAGGAGCTGGGCCACGGCACCGTGAAGCTGATCAAAGTGGTGGGTCCCGGCGGCGGCGGGCGGCGCTTCGGGCCGCTGCGGGCGCCGGGGAGCCAGGGGCCCGGGGACACGTACGGGTAG
- the dnaN gene encoding DNA polymerase III subunit beta gives MKIRVERDVLAEAVAWAARSLPARPPAPVLAGLLLKADGADGGTLSLSGFDYEVSARVSVEADVEEDGKVLVSGRLLADISRALPNRPVEISTDGVRVTVVCGSSRFTLHTLPVEEYPALPEMPTATGTVSGEVFAAAVSQVAIAAGRDDTLPVLTGVRIEIEGDTVTLASTDRYRFAVREFLWKPETADASSVALVPAKTLLDTAKSLTSGDIVTLALSGAGAGEGLIGFEGAGRRTTTRLIEGDLPKYRTLFPTEFNSVAVIETPPFVEAVKRVALVAERNTPVRLSFEQGVLTLEAGSSDDAQAVERVDAQLEGDDISIAFNPLFLLDGLSAIDSPAAQLSFTTSTKPALLSGKPALDAEADEAYKYLIMPVRLSG, from the coding sequence GTGAAGATCCGGGTGGAGCGCGACGTACTCGCGGAGGCAGTGGCGTGGGCAGCGCGCAGCCTCCCGGCCCGGCCGCCCGCGCCGGTGCTCGCGGGACTGCTGCTGAAGGCCGACGGCGCGGACGGCGGGACGCTCAGCCTCTCCGGCTTCGACTACGAGGTCTCCGCCCGCGTCTCCGTGGAGGCGGACGTGGAGGAGGACGGCAAGGTCCTCGTCTCCGGGCGGCTGCTCGCCGACATCTCGCGCGCACTTCCCAACAGACCTGTGGAGATCTCCACCGACGGCGTCCGGGTCACCGTGGTCTGCGGCTCCTCGCGGTTCACACTCCACACCCTGCCTGTGGAGGAGTATCCGGCGCTGCCCGAGATGCCGACCGCGACCGGCACGGTCTCCGGCGAGGTCTTCGCCGCCGCCGTCTCGCAGGTCGCCATCGCAGCCGGCCGGGACGACACCCTGCCGGTGCTCACGGGCGTGCGCATCGAGATCGAGGGCGACACGGTCACGCTGGCCTCCACGGACCGGTACCGCTTCGCGGTCCGCGAGTTCCTGTGGAAGCCGGAGACCGCCGATGCCTCCTCGGTGGCGCTCGTCCCCGCCAAGACGCTGCTGGACACGGCCAAGTCGCTGACCAGCGGCGACATCGTGACGCTCGCGCTGTCGGGCGCCGGCGCGGGCGAGGGCCTGATCGGCTTCGAGGGCGCCGGCCGGCGGACGACGACGCGGCTGATCGAGGGCGACCTGCCGAAGTACCGCACGCTGTTCCCCACGGAGTTCAACTCGGTGGCGGTCATCGAGACCCCGCCGTTCGTCGAGGCCGTCAAGCGCGTGGCGCTCGTGGCCGAGCGGAACACGCCGGTGCGGCTGAGCTTCGAGCAGGGCGTGCTGACCCTGGAGGCGGGGTCGAGCGACGATGCACAGGCTGTGGAAAGGGTGGACGCACAGTTGGAGGGCGACGACATCTCGATCGCCTTCAACCCGCTCTTCCTCCTCGACGGGCTGAGCGCGATCGACTCTCCCGCCGCGCAGCTCTCGTTCACGACGTCGACGAAGCCGGCGCTGCTCAGCGGCAAGCCCGCGCTCGACGCCGAGGCGGACGAGGCGTACAAGTACCTGATCATGCCCGTGCGGCTGAGCGGCTGA
- the gnd gene encoding phosphogluconate dehydrogenase (NAD(+)-dependent, decarboxylating), translating into MELGLVGLGRMGGNMRERIRRAGHTVVGYDHNPDRADVHSLRELVDALPAPRVVWVMVPAGAATQSTVDELAELLEPGDVLVDGGNSRWTDDEKHAVELGAKGIGFVDCGVSGGVWGLENGYALMYGGDAEHVARVQPVFDALKPEGEYGAVHAGKVGAGHFAKMVHNGIEYAMMQAFAEGWELLEAADSVTDVREVFRSWQEGTVIRSWLLDLAVRALDDDEHLGKLRGYAEDSGEGRWTVEAAIDHAVPLPAITASLFARFASRQDDSPQMKMIAALRNQFGGHAVKEEK; encoded by the coding sequence ATGGAGCTCGGTCTTGTGGGTCTCGGCCGGATGGGCGGGAACATGCGTGAGCGCATCCGGCGCGCGGGCCACACCGTCGTGGGGTACGACCACAACCCGGACAGGGCCGATGTCCACAGCCTGCGGGAGCTTGTGGACGCACTGCCCGCCCCCCGTGTGGTGTGGGTGATGGTGCCCGCGGGCGCGGCCACGCAGTCGACCGTCGACGAGCTGGCCGAGCTGCTGGAGCCCGGCGACGTGCTCGTGGACGGTGGCAACTCGCGCTGGACGGACGACGAGAAGCACGCCGTGGAGCTGGGGGCGAAGGGCATCGGCTTCGTGGACTGCGGTGTCTCCGGGGGCGTGTGGGGCCTGGAGAACGGCTATGCGCTGATGTACGGCGGCGACGCCGAGCACGTGGCGCGGGTGCAGCCCGTCTTCGACGCGCTGAAGCCGGAGGGCGAGTACGGCGCCGTCCACGCCGGCAAGGTCGGCGCGGGGCACTTCGCGAAGATGGTCCACAACGGCATCGAGTACGCGATGATGCAGGCCTTCGCCGAGGGCTGGGAGCTGCTGGAGGCCGCCGACTCGGTCACCGACGTGCGCGAGGTCTTCCGCTCCTGGCAGGAGGGCACGGTCATCCGCTCCTGGCTGCTAGACCTGGCGGTCCGGGCGCTGGACGACGACGAGCACCTGGGCAAGCTCCGCGGGTACGCGGAGGACTCCGGCGAGGGCCGGTGGACGGTGGAGGCGGCGATCGACCACGCGGTGCCGCTGCCGGCGATAACGGCGTCGCTCTTCGCCCGGTTCGCCTCGCGCCAGGACGACTCGCCGCAGATGAAGATGATCGCCGCGCTGCGGAACCAGTTCGGCGGCCACGCGGTCAAGGAGGAGAAGTAG
- the gyrB gene encoding DNA topoisomerase (ATP-hydrolyzing) subunit B produces the protein MLCQKGRFVADSGNSNENIPASENVPPGADGAAEAAAEAARAHARAEAEAVEDAAYDANAITVLEGLDAVRKRPGMYIGSTGERGLHHLVQEVVDNSVDEAMAGHADTIEVTLLADGGVRVVDNGRGIPVGIVPSENKPAVEVVLTVLHAGGKFGGGGYAVSGGLHGVGVSVVNALSTRLSVEVKTDGYRWTQDYKLGIPTEPLARNEETDETGTTVTFWADGDVFETTDYSFETLSRRFQEMAFLNKGLTISLTDERAAAKQTSGADTAGDEDEDKARSVTYHYEGGISDFVRHLNSRKGEPVHPSVIDFEAADTERLMSVEIAMQWNTQYSEGVYSFANVIHTHEGGTHEEGFRAALTGLINRYARDKKLLREKDDNLTGEDIREGLTAIISVRLGEPQFEGQTKTKLGNTEAKTFVQKVTHEHLTDWLDRNPNEAADIVRKSIQAATARVAARKARDLTRRKGLLETASLPGKLSDCQSNDPSKCEIFIVEGDSAGGSAKSGRNPRYQAILPIRGKILNVEKARIDRVLQNTEVQALISAFGTGIHEDFDLGKLRYHKIVLMADADVDGQHIQTLLLTLLFRFMRPLIEGGHVFLAQPPLYKIKWTRDEFEYAYSDRERDQLIELGRSQSKRIRDDSIQRFKGLGEMNAEELRITTMDQAHRVLRQVTLDDAAAADDLFSVLMGEDVEARRSFIQRNAKDVRFLDI, from the coding sequence GTGCTGTGCCAGAAAGGGCGCTTCGTGGCCGATTCCGGCAACTCCAACGAGAACATCCCTGCCAGCGAGAACGTGCCTCCAGGCGCCGACGGCGCCGCGGAGGCGGCCGCTGAGGCCGCACGGGCGCACGCGCGCGCGGAGGCGGAGGCCGTCGAGGACGCGGCGTACGACGCGAACGCGATCACGGTCCTGGAGGGCCTCGACGCCGTACGCAAGCGCCCGGGCATGTACATCGGCTCGACCGGTGAGCGCGGTCTGCACCACCTGGTGCAGGAGGTCGTGGACAACTCGGTGGACGAGGCGATGGCCGGCCACGCGGACACGATCGAGGTGACGCTGCTCGCCGACGGCGGCGTGCGCGTCGTCGACAACGGCCGCGGCATCCCCGTGGGCATCGTGCCGTCGGAGAACAAGCCCGCGGTGGAGGTCGTGCTGACCGTCCTGCACGCGGGCGGCAAGTTCGGCGGCGGCGGCTACGCGGTCTCCGGCGGTCTGCACGGCGTCGGCGTCTCGGTCGTGAACGCGCTCTCGACCCGCCTGTCGGTGGAGGTCAAGACCGACGGCTACCGCTGGACGCAGGACTACAAGCTGGGCATCCCGACCGAGCCGCTGGCGCGGAACGAGGAGACGGACGAGACCGGCACCACGGTCACGTTCTGGGCGGACGGCGACGTCTTCGAGACGACGGACTACTCGTTCGAGACGCTGTCGCGCCGCTTCCAGGAGATGGCGTTCCTCAACAAGGGCCTCACCATCTCGCTCACCGACGAGCGGGCGGCGGCCAAGCAGACCTCGGGCGCGGACACCGCGGGCGACGAGGACGAGGACAAGGCGCGCAGCGTCACGTACCACTACGAGGGCGGCATCTCCGACTTCGTACGCCACCTGAACTCGCGCAAGGGCGAGCCGGTGCACCCCTCGGTGATCGACTTCGAGGCCGCGGACACCGAGCGGCTGATGTCGGTCGAGATCGCGATGCAGTGGAACACGCAGTACAGCGAGGGCGTCTACAGCTTCGCCAACGTCATCCACACCCACGAGGGCGGCACGCACGAGGAGGGCTTCCGGGCCGCGCTGACGGGGCTGATCAACCGGTACGCGCGGGACAAGAAGCTGCTCCGCGAGAAGGACGACAACCTCACCGGCGAGGACATCCGCGAGGGCCTGACGGCGATCATCTCGGTCCGGCTGGGCGAGCCCCAGTTCGAGGGCCAGACGAAGACCAAGCTGGGCAACACGGAGGCGAAGACCTTCGTGCAGAAGGTCACGCACGAGCACCTGACGGACTGGCTCGACCGGAACCCGAACGAGGCGGCGGACATCGTCCGCAAGTCCATCCAGGCGGCGACGGCCCGTGTGGCCGCCCGCAAGGCGCGCGACCTGACACGGCGCAAGGGGCTGCTGGAGACCGCGTCGCTGCCGGGCAAGCTGAGCGACTGCCAGTCGAACGACCCGTCCAAGTGCGAGATCTTCATCGTGGAGGGGGACTCCGCGGGCGGCTCGGCGAAGTCCGGCCGCAACCCGCGGTACCAGGCGATCCTCCCGATCCGCGGCAAGATCCTCAACGTGGAGAAGGCCCGGATCGACCGGGTGCTGCAGAACACCGAGGTGCAGGCGCTGATCTCGGCGTTCGGCACCGGCATCCACGAGGACTTCGACCTCGGCAAGCTGCGCTATCACAAGATCGTGCTGATGGCCGACGCGGACGTCGACGGCCAGCACATCCAGACCCTGCTGCTGACGCTGCTGTTCCGCTTCATGCGCCCGCTGATCGAGGGCGGGCACGTCTTCCTGGCCCAGCCGCCGCTGTACAAGATCAAGTGGACCAGGGACGAGTTCGAGTACGCGTACTCCGACCGCGAGCGGGACCAGCTCATCGAGCTGGGCCGCTCGCAGTCCAAGCGGATCAGGGACGACTCGATCCAGCGCTTCAAGGGCCTGGGCGAGATGAACGCGGAGGAGCTGCGGATCACCACCATGGACCAGGCGCACCGCGTACTGCGCCAGGTGACGCTCGACGACGCCGCCGCGGCCGACGACCTGTTCTCCGTGCTCATGGGCGAGGACGTCGAGGCGCGCCGCTCGTTCATCCAGCGCAACGCCAAGGACGTCCGCTTCCTCGACATCTGA